One window from the genome of Candidatus Eisenbacteria bacterium encodes:
- a CDS encoding (2Fe-2S)-binding protein translates to MRVNGDERECAVTAGTTLLEALRYGLGLTGSKQGCDKGDCGACTVLLDGRPVLACITLALAAQGHEVLTVEGLAERGRPHALQDAFDRTGGAQCGFCTPGMLMSACALLRDNPNPTRDEISQALSGNLCRCTGYTKILEAVELAARELRESR, encoded by the coding sequence CTGCGCGTCAACGGCGACGAGCGCGAGTGCGCGGTCACGGCCGGAACGACGCTGCTCGAGGCGCTGCGCTACGGCCTGGGGCTGACGGGCAGCAAGCAGGGCTGCGACAAGGGTGACTGCGGCGCGTGCACGGTGCTGCTGGACGGCCGCCCGGTGCTCGCGTGCATCACGCTCGCGCTGGCGGCGCAGGGCCACGAGGTCCTGACCGTCGAGGGCCTCGCGGAGCGCGGCCGCCCGCACGCGCTGCAGGACGCCTTCGACCGCACCGGCGGGGCGCAGTGCGGGTTCTGCACGCCGGGCATGCTGATGAGCGCCTGCGCGCTGCTGCGGGACAACCCGAACCCGACGCGCGACGAGATCTCGCAGGCGCTGTCGGGCAACCTGTGCCGGTGCACCGGTTACACGAAGATCCTCGAAGCGGTCGAACTGGCCGCGCGCGAACTGCGGGAGTCGCGGTGA
- a CDS encoding Rieske 2Fe-2S domain-containing protein: MSGVRIARSASLHEGDGLRFRVTLDGLAYDAFAVRWRGAVHAYLNVCRHESLPLDFGDGRFFDEAFDALVCCHHGARYAPDTGRCQGGPCAGGTLTALAVEERGGELWCTGRAGG; encoded by the coding sequence GTGAGCGGCGTCCGGATCGCGAGGTCCGCTTCCCTGCACGAGGGCGACGGACTGCGCTTTCGCGTGACGCTCGACGGCCTTGCGTACGACGCCTTCGCCGTCCGCTGGCGCGGCGCCGTGCACGCCTACCTCAACGTCTGCCGGCACGAATCGCTGCCGCTCGATTTCGGCGACGGGCGCTTCTTCGACGAGGCGTTCGACGCGCTCGTCTGCTGCCACCACGGCGCCCGCTACGCGCCGGACACGGGCCGCTGCCAGGGCGGCCCGTGCGCCGGCGGCACGCTCACCGCGCTCGCGGTCGAGGAGCGCGGCGGCGAGCTGTGGTGCACCGGGCGCGCGGGCGGCTGA
- a CDS encoding NTP transferase domain-containing protein, with amino-acid sequence MNVGVLLAAGASVRMGAPKANVKWKGRSFLTSGTLALWASCDHVVIVLGAKAREVREAAEAEFGALVARGALSPLVHAARDKGSRGLEASFVVNTRWARGMLSSAQFGIAEALRLKPGAVLVLPVDHPEVKPATVAQLGAMMSEALGAFGGRSREGFAYALVPRCRGRRGHPLALSPALARAVARDRQARDLADAARRHARLIGYLDVADPGVVRNRNTPRG; translated from the coding sequence ATGAACGTCGGCGTGCTGCTGGCGGCCGGCGCCTCGGTCCGAATGGGGGCGCCCAAGGCCAACGTGAAGTGGAAGGGAAGGAGCTTTCTCACCAGCGGCACGCTGGCCCTGTGGGCGAGCTGCGATCACGTCGTGATCGTACTGGGCGCGAAGGCGCGCGAAGTGCGGGAGGCCGCCGAGGCGGAGTTCGGCGCGCTGGTCGCCCGTGGCGCGCTGAGCCCGCTGGTGCACGCCGCGCGCGACAAGGGTTCCCGCGGGCTCGAGGCGTCGTTCGTGGTCAACACGCGCTGGGCGCGCGGCATGCTGTCGAGCGCGCAGTTCGGCATCGCCGAAGCGCTGCGCCTGAAGCCCGGCGCGGTCCTGGTCCTGCCCGTGGATCACCCGGAAGTGAAGCCGGCGACGGTCGCGCAGCTGGGCGCGATGATGTCCGAGGCGCTCGGCGCCTTCGGCGGCCGCTCGCGGGAGGGCTTCGCCTACGCGCTCGTGCCCCGCTGCCGCGGCCGGCGCGGACACCCGCTGGCGCTCTCGCCCGCGCTCGCCCGCGCCGTCGCGCGCGACCGGCAGGCGCGCGATCTCGCGGACGCCGCGCGCCGCCATGCGCGCCTCATCGGCTACCTCGACGTGGCGGACCCCGGCGTGGTCCGCAATCGCAACACGCCGCGAGGCTGA
- a CDS encoding FAD binding domain-containing protein → MLTLPVFRWMRPESVDEVLGLLAEHAGACLLVAGGTDAVPNLKHRLHEPRVVVSLAGVKELRHARATADGLELGALLTLSELAAREEVRRDYPALATAASKVASPQIRNMGTLGGNLCLDTRCTYYNQTYFWREALGFCLKKDGVRCHVVPAGRRCVAAHSSDVAPVLIALRAQVEIAGPTGRRTIAVEDFFVGDGIHNNVLAPGELVTRVVVPGASRGMRQAYGKLRPRGAIDFPMLSVAVAGRAEAGRVTALRIVVSALGAKPRTLGGLDALAVGQPPGEALFETIAAAAYKQCKPLTNVPYDDVWRHEMVPVFVKRALREAFAGDAA, encoded by the coding sequence GTGCTGACCCTGCCGGTGTTCCGCTGGATGCGGCCGGAATCGGTGGACGAGGTGCTCGGCCTGCTCGCGGAGCATGCCGGAGCGTGCCTGCTCGTCGCCGGCGGCACCGACGCGGTGCCGAATCTCAAGCACCGGCTGCACGAGCCGCGCGTGGTCGTGAGCCTCGCCGGCGTGAAGGAGCTGCGCCACGCGCGCGCGACGGCCGACGGCCTTGAGCTGGGGGCGCTGCTCACGCTGAGCGAACTGGCGGCGCGGGAGGAGGTCCGGCGCGACTACCCGGCGCTCGCCACGGCCGCCTCGAAGGTGGCCTCGCCGCAGATCCGCAACATGGGCACGCTGGGCGGCAACCTGTGCCTCGACACGCGCTGCACGTACTACAACCAGACCTATTTCTGGCGCGAGGCGCTCGGCTTCTGCCTGAAGAAGGACGGCGTCCGCTGCCACGTCGTGCCGGCGGGCAGGCGTTGCGTCGCCGCCCATTCCTCGGACGTCGCGCCGGTCCTGATCGCGCTCCGCGCGCAGGTCGAAATCGCCGGCCCGACGGGCCGCCGCACGATCGCGGTCGAGGACTTCTTCGTCGGCGACGGCATCCACAACAACGTGCTCGCGCCCGGCGAACTGGTGACGCGCGTCGTCGTGCCCGGCGCCTCGCGCGGCATGCGCCAGGCCTACGGCAAGCTGCGTCCGCGCGGCGCGATCGATTTCCCGATGCTGTCGGTCGCGGTCGCCGGCCGTGCCGAGGCCGGCAGGGTGACGGCGCTGCGCATCGTCGTGAGCGCGCTGGGCGCGAAGCCGCGCACGCTCGGCGGCCTCGACGCGCTCGCGGTCGGCCAGCCGCCGGGCGAAGCGCTGTTCGAGACGATCGCCGCCGCCGCCTACAAGCAGTGCAAGCCGCTCACCAACGTGCCCTACGACGACGTCTGGCGGCACGAGATGGTGCCGGTGTTCGTCAAGCGCGCGCTGCGCGAGGCGTTCGCGGGAGACGCCGCGTGA
- a CDS encoding class II fructose-bisphosphate aldolase, whose protein sequence is MSIELKHLDEVRQATAVLATGNGDALDRLVWTGVFGSGEVRDAARQAVFDQCRSVGIYPASIHGLYMARGRGEVAPTFTVPAINIRGIAYDTARALFRARKALDAGAVLCEIARSEISYTDQRPAEYTFVVLAAALREGWRGPVFLQGDHFQINAKKYAAGPDAELKNVLDLADEALKAGFYNIDVDTSTLVDLDRPTHAEQQKLNGSLCARITAFIRQHEPAGVTVSIGGEIGEVGGKNSTAEELEAFVEVFHSELAKLSPGKPGMSKISIQTGTSHGGVPLPDGTIATVKLDFDTLERLSKLSREKYGFAGAVQHGASTLPSELFGEFPRRGACEIHLATEFQNMIFDHPAFPAELKAAIYAKLRETEAGDRKSTDTDEQFFYKTRKKALGPWKKEMWSMPAAAREAIGQALEERFSFLLRQLQAGGTRAVAEQHAPFVPGSFPVAAHAVGAGKGPEDVTGLSD, encoded by the coding sequence ATGAGCATCGAACTCAAGCATCTCGATGAAGTCCGGCAGGCCACCGCGGTGCTGGCCACCGGCAACGGTGACGCGCTCGACCGCCTCGTGTGGACCGGCGTGTTCGGCTCGGGCGAGGTGCGCGACGCCGCGCGCCAGGCGGTGTTCGACCAGTGCCGCAGCGTCGGCATCTACCCGGCCTCGATCCACGGCCTGTACATGGCCCGCGGCCGTGGCGAGGTCGCACCCACGTTCACCGTGCCGGCGATCAACATTCGCGGCATCGCCTACGACACGGCGCGGGCGCTGTTTCGCGCCCGCAAGGCGCTCGACGCCGGCGCGGTGTTGTGCGAGATCGCCCGTTCGGAGATCAGCTACACCGACCAGCGTCCCGCCGAGTACACGTTCGTGGTGCTCGCCGCCGCGCTGCGCGAAGGCTGGCGCGGGCCCGTGTTCCTGCAGGGCGACCATTTCCAGATCAACGCGAAGAAGTACGCGGCCGGGCCCGACGCCGAGCTCAAGAACGTGCTGGATCTCGCGGACGAGGCGCTGAAGGCCGGCTTCTACAACATCGACGTGGACACCTCCACGCTCGTGGACCTCGACCGGCCCACGCACGCCGAGCAGCAGAAACTGAACGGATCGCTGTGCGCGCGGATCACCGCGTTCATCCGCCAGCACGAGCCGGCCGGCGTGACCGTCTCGATCGGGGGTGAAATCGGCGAAGTCGGCGGCAAGAACTCGACGGCCGAGGAGCTGGAGGCGTTCGTCGAGGTCTTCCACTCCGAGCTCGCGAAGCTCTCTCCCGGCAAGCCGGGCATGAGCAAGATCTCGATCCAGACCGGCACGAGCCACGGCGGCGTGCCGCTTCCCGACGGCACGATCGCCACGGTCAAGCTCGACTTCGACACGCTCGAACGGCTCTCGAAGCTGTCGCGTGAAAAGTACGGCTTCGCCGGCGCGGTGCAGCACGGCGCCTCGACCCTGCCGAGCGAACTGTTCGGCGAGTTCCCGCGGCGGGGGGCCTGCGAGATCCACCTCGCGACCGAGTTCCAGAACATGATCTTCGACCACCCGGCCTTCCCGGCCGAGCTCAAGGCGGCGATCTACGCGAAACTCCGCGAGACGGAAGCCGGCGACCGCAAGAGCACCGACACCGACGAGCAGTTCTTCTACAAGACGCGCAAGAAGGCGCTGGGCCCGTGGAAGAAGGAGATGTGGTCCATGCCCGCCGCCGCGCGCGAGGCGATCGGGCAGGCGCTCGAGGAACGATTCTCGTTCCTTCTCCGGCAGCTGCAGGCGGGCGGCACCCGGGCGGTCGCCGAGCAGCACGCGCCCTTCGTTCCCGGCTCCTTCCCCGTCGCCGCGCACGCGGTCGGAGCGGGCAAGGGCCCCGAAGACGTGACGGGCCTTTCGGACTGA
- a CDS encoding FAD-binding oxidoreductase: protein MPPARGACIIAAMMDPTPRPDSIWWTEAAPQLPPLAQDLDADVLIVGGGIAGLTLAYTLAEQGAMVGLLEAGWLAGEASGRSVGFLLAAPAEPYSERIALWGREGARAVLHIGRRNHQRIRQLVQELGIDCDYQQTGSLRITRTPEESEDLRGSLPELRHDGFPMREIPVTDAVPAHAAAGFDAAFEVPEDGMMDPVRFLNGLAVAAAARGARIFPHSRLDSAKWQAGLWEARCGAHVARARTLVLATNAFTPRLLPHLAPIIAPRRGQVIATAPLDQVVTSRPAYAHWGYQYWRQTADRRLVIGGWRDTDFEAESVDVNETTARIQAAIEEGLKQLVPGGAPIERRWAGIMGYARDGRPLVGWLDAAHHLAIVGGFTGHGLGMAASCTQDLAELLSWKRATGISTFDPQRFPEVRQGREGILALGAARA from the coding sequence TTGCCGCCCGCGCGCGGCGCGTGCATCATCGCGGCCATGATGGATCCGACGCCCCGCCCCGACTCGATCTGGTGGACCGAGGCCGCCCCGCAACTGCCGCCGCTCGCGCAGGACCTCGACGCCGACGTGCTCATCGTCGGCGGCGGCATCGCCGGCCTGACGCTCGCGTACACGCTCGCCGAACAGGGCGCGATGGTCGGGCTGCTCGAGGCCGGCTGGCTCGCCGGCGAGGCCAGCGGACGCAGCGTCGGCTTCCTGCTCGCCGCTCCCGCCGAGCCCTACTCGGAGCGCATCGCGCTCTGGGGCCGCGAGGGCGCGCGCGCGGTGCTGCACATCGGGCGGCGCAACCACCAGCGCATCCGCCAGCTCGTGCAGGAGCTCGGGATCGACTGCGACTACCAGCAGACGGGCTCGCTGCGCATCACGCGCACGCCCGAGGAGAGCGAGGACCTGCGCGGCTCGCTGCCCGAACTGCGGCACGACGGCTTCCCGATGCGCGAGATCCCGGTCACCGACGCGGTGCCGGCGCACGCCGCCGCCGGATTCGACGCGGCCTTCGAAGTGCCCGAGGACGGCATGATGGACCCGGTGCGCTTCCTGAACGGCCTGGCCGTCGCCGCCGCCGCGCGGGGGGCGCGGATCTTTCCCCATTCGCGGCTCGACTCCGCGAAGTGGCAGGCGGGGCTCTGGGAAGCGCGCTGCGGCGCGCACGTCGCGCGCGCCCGCACGCTGGTGCTGGCGACCAACGCGTTCACGCCCCGGCTGCTGCCCCACCTCGCGCCGATCATCGCGCCGCGCCGCGGGCAGGTCATCGCCACGGCGCCGCTCGATCAGGTCGTCACCTCGCGGCCGGCCTACGCGCACTGGGGCTACCAGTACTGGCGGCAGACCGCGGATCGCCGGCTCGTGATCGGCGGCTGGCGCGACACGGACTTCGAGGCCGAGTCGGTGGACGTCAACGAGACGACAGCGAGGATCCAGGCCGCGATCGAGGAAGGCCTGAAGCAACTGGTGCCGGGCGGCGCGCCGATCGAACGCCGCTGGGCCGGGATCATGGGTTATGCACGCGACGGCCGGCCGCTCGTCGGCTGGCTCGACGCGGCGCACCACCTGGCCATCGTCGGCGGCTTCACCGGGCACGGACTGGGCATGGCGGCCTCGTGCACGCAGGACCTGGCCGAACTGCTGTCGTGGAAGCGGGCGACCGGCATCTCGACCTTCGACCCGCAGCGTTTTCCCGAAGTGCGCCAGGGGCGCGAAGGCATCCTGGCGCTGGGCGCCGCGAGGGCCTGA
- the fbp gene encoding class 1 fructose-bisphosphatase, whose translation MENRAVTLSQFVLQSERDHPEASGEFTGVLLDIALAAKMINKAVIRAGLVDVLGATGTTNVQGERVQKLDVFAHETIMNVLGVTGQLAVVASEEDEGIVPVPDGAPLGKYVVNFDPLDGSSNIDANVNIGTIFSILPRISRKGHGTLEDCLQAGRRQLCAGYVLYGTTTMLVYTTGDGVHGFTFEPSIGEFLLSHPNIRTPERGRIYSANEGNYAKWPVGVRRYVDWLKADDKATGRPYSARYVGSLVADFHRNLLYGGIYLYPGDSKNPNGKLRLLYEGAPLAFIAEQAGGAASNGSQRIMDIAPSSLHQRSPLFLGSPVDVRECEEFISGRHEGVTIERRG comes from the coding sequence ATGGAAAACCGTGCCGTGACCCTGTCGCAGTTCGTGCTGCAGTCGGAGCGGGATCATCCCGAGGCGAGCGGCGAGTTCACCGGCGTGCTGCTCGACATCGCGCTGGCCGCCAAGATGATCAACAAGGCGGTCATCCGCGCCGGGCTGGTGGACGTGCTCGGCGCGACCGGCACGACCAACGTGCAGGGCGAGCGCGTGCAGAAGCTCGACGTCTTCGCGCACGAGACGATCATGAACGTGCTCGGCGTGACCGGGCAGCTCGCGGTCGTCGCCTCCGAGGAGGACGAGGGCATCGTGCCGGTGCCCGACGGCGCGCCGCTCGGCAAGTACGTCGTCAACTTCGATCCGCTCGACGGCTCCTCGAACATCGACGCGAACGTCAACATCGGGACGATTTTCTCGATCCTGCCGCGCATTTCGCGCAAGGGTCATGGCACGCTCGAGGACTGCCTGCAGGCGGGGCGTCGCCAGTTGTGCGCGGGCTACGTCCTTTACGGCACGACGACCATGCTGGTGTACACGACCGGCGACGGCGTGCACGGCTTCACGTTCGAGCCGAGCATCGGCGAGTTCCTGCTCTCCCACCCGAACATCCGCACGCCGGAACGCGGCCGCATCTACAGCGCCAACGAGGGCAACTACGCCAAATGGCCGGTGGGCGTGCGCCGCTACGTGGACTGGCTCAAGGCCGACGACAAGGCCACCGGTCGCCCCTACAGCGCCCGCTACGTGGGCTCGCTGGTGGCCGACTTCCACCGCAACCTGCTGTACGGCGGCATCTACCTGTACCCCGGCGACTCCAAGAACCCGAACGGCAAGCTGCGCCTGCTGTACGAGGGAGCGCCGCTGGCGTTCATCGCCGAGCAGGCCGGCGGCGCGGCGAGCAATGGTTCGCAGCGCATCATGGACATCGCTCCTTCGTCGCTCCATCAGCGCAGCCCGCTGTTCCTGGGCAGCCCGGTGGACGTGCGCGAGTGCGAGGAGTTCATCTCCGGCCGCCACGAGGGCGTGACGATCGAGCGGCGCGGCTAG
- a CDS encoding molybdopterin-dependent oxidoreductase, whose amino-acid sequence MSARRRSAGPAKAGMAVPAGRMMPREDRLTPPRWEAGRTDPPNGGTFSTVGRRNRKVEGLAKVTGRAVYADDLVLPRMLHAKLLRSIHAHARIVSLDAGAALAMPGVHAVITGKDLPGWFGIIPWTEDEQALAAEKARYVGDAIAAVAADTELLAEEALRAIRVEYEVLPAVTGMDEALAHPEWQVNEKASEGNVSKQVRLEFGPVDAALENSDAVVEAEYWYEGSTHAPIEPHCCVAEFDATGFLTVWSSTQVAHYLHRDLAKILELPTQRVRVVQPVVGGAFGGKSEPFSLEFCAAKLAMVTGRPVKILYTREEVFYAHRGRHPMRLRYRTGMKRDGTLTGTDALVHLDGGAYSSFGLVTTYYSGQLLTAPYAMPAYRFDSTRLFTNKPACGPKRGHGSVQPRFAFECQLDKLAEALGLDPIAVRRKNFMGENVRTVNGLRVTSNGFLQCLDGVERASGWKDKFRRLPYGRGVGVAGSMYISGTNYCIYPNEMPQAAVQLKLDRSGRATVFSGCSDIGQGVDSVLAYIVCEELGLELRDVRVVAADTDLTPVDLGSYSSRETFMVGNACLDAARALRERIAATLAERWDVPKGEIVLAGGVACASSDPRGKAMSVKDAFQAAEARHGTLGSVGWYQSPRLGGDYRGGTIGASPAYSFTAHVAEVDCDPETGFVTVTDLWVAHDCGRALNPVNVEGQMEGGAYMGFGEALMESQSYKPAAPGHGFGLHHGPSLLDYRMPTSLDTPRLHSIIVESVDPEGPYGAKEAGEGPLHPSVPAIANAIHDALGVRCDRLPFDPPRVLSLLRAGGARERWEKARSLAGGPRPC is encoded by the coding sequence GTGAGCGCCCGGCGCAGGTCGGCCGGTCCGGCGAAGGCCGGGATGGCGGTTCCGGCAGGGCGGATGATGCCGCGCGAGGACCGCCTGACGCCGCCGCGCTGGGAGGCCGGACGCACGGACCCGCCCAACGGCGGGACGTTCTCGACCGTCGGGCGGCGCAACCGCAAGGTCGAAGGCCTCGCCAAGGTGACCGGCCGGGCCGTCTACGCCGACGACCTCGTGCTGCCGCGCATGCTGCACGCCAAGCTGCTGCGTTCGATCCACGCGCACGCGCGCATCGTCTCGCTGGATGCCGGCGCGGCGCTGGCGATGCCGGGCGTGCACGCGGTGATCACCGGCAAGGACCTGCCGGGCTGGTTCGGGATCATCCCGTGGACCGAGGACGAGCAGGCGCTGGCGGCCGAGAAGGCGCGCTACGTGGGCGACGCGATCGCCGCCGTCGCGGCCGACACCGAACTGCTGGCGGAAGAGGCGCTGCGCGCGATCCGGGTCGAGTACGAGGTTCTGCCGGCGGTCACCGGCATGGACGAAGCGCTCGCGCACCCGGAGTGGCAGGTCAACGAGAAGGCCTCGGAAGGCAACGTCAGCAAGCAGGTGCGGCTCGAGTTCGGGCCCGTGGACGCGGCGCTCGAGAACAGCGACGCGGTGGTCGAGGCCGAGTACTGGTACGAGGGCTCGACGCACGCGCCGATCGAGCCGCACTGCTGCGTCGCCGAGTTCGACGCCACGGGATTCCTGACCGTCTGGTCGAGCACCCAGGTGGCGCACTACCTCCACCGGGACCTCGCGAAGATCCTCGAGCTGCCGACGCAGCGCGTGCGCGTCGTCCAGCCGGTCGTGGGCGGCGCCTTCGGCGGCAAGTCGGAGCCGTTCTCGCTCGAGTTCTGCGCCGCGAAGCTGGCGATGGTGACCGGCCGGCCGGTCAAGATTCTCTACACGCGCGAGGAGGTCTTCTACGCCCACCGCGGGCGCCATCCGATGCGCCTGCGCTACCGGACCGGCATGAAGCGTGACGGCACGCTGACCGGAACGGACGCGCTCGTCCACCTCGACGGCGGCGCCTACAGTTCGTTCGGGCTGGTGACGACCTACTACTCCGGCCAGCTGCTCACCGCGCCGTACGCGATGCCCGCGTACCGCTTCGATTCGACGCGCCTGTTCACGAACAAGCCCGCCTGCGGGCCGAAGCGCGGCCACGGCTCGGTGCAGCCGCGCTTCGCGTTCGAGTGCCAGCTCGACAAGCTCGCCGAAGCGCTCGGCCTCGACCCGATCGCGGTCCGGCGGAAGAACTTCATGGGTGAGAACGTCCGGACCGTGAACGGCCTGCGCGTCACCTCGAACGGCTTCCTGCAGTGCCTGGACGGCGTCGAGCGCGCCTCGGGCTGGAAGGACAAGTTCCGCCGCCTGCCCTACGGACGCGGCGTCGGCGTCGCCGGCAGCATGTACATCAGCGGCACCAACTACTGCATCTACCCGAACGAGATGCCCCAGGCGGCCGTGCAGCTCAAACTCGATCGCAGCGGGCGCGCGACCGTGTTCAGCGGCTGTTCCGACATCGGCCAGGGCGTGGACTCGGTCCTGGCCTACATCGTCTGCGAGGAACTCGGCCTCGAGCTGCGCGACGTGCGCGTGGTCGCCGCCGACACCGATCTCACGCCCGTGGACCTCGGCTCGTATTCCAGCCGCGAGACGTTCATGGTCGGCAACGCCTGCCTCGACGCGGCGCGCGCGCTGCGCGAGCGGATCGCCGCGACGCTCGCCGAACGCTGGGACGTGCCGAAGGGCGAGATCGTGCTGGCGGGCGGCGTCGCGTGCGCGAGCAGCGACCCGCGTGGCAAGGCCATGAGCGTGAAGGACGCGTTCCAGGCGGCCGAGGCGAGGCACGGCACGCTCGGCTCGGTCGGCTGGTACCAGTCGCCGCGGCTCGGCGGCGACTACCGCGGCGGCACGATCGGCGCCTCGCCCGCCTATTCGTTCACGGCGCACGTCGCCGAGGTGGACTGCGATCCCGAGACCGGCTTCGTGACGGTCACCGATCTGTGGGTGGCGCACGACTGCGGACGGGCGCTGAACCCGGTGAACGTCGAGGGCCAGATGGAGGGCGGCGCCTACATGGGTTTCGGCGAGGCGCTGATGGAGTCACAGAGCTACAAGCCGGCGGCGCCCGGGCACGGATTCGGCCTGCACCACGGACCGAGCCTGCTCGACTACCGCATGCCGACGTCGCTCGACACGCCACGGCTGCACTCGATCATCGTCGAGTCGGTGGATCCCGAGGGACCCTACGGCGCCAAGGAGGCGGGCGAGGGCCCGCTGCACCCGAGCGTCCCGGCCATCGCCAACGCCATCCACGACGCGCTCGGCGTGCGCTGCGACCGGTTGCCGTTCGACCCTCCCCGGGTGCTCTCGCTGCTGCGCGCCGGCGGCGCCCGCGAACGCTGGGAAAAGGCGCGCTCGCTCGCGGGAGGACCGCGTCCGTGCTGA
- a CDS encoding XdhC family protein, with translation MLTVIESRGFTPRKAATHMLLAADGETAGSIGGGAIEHELLREAGAMLASGGPARTVRRHLTQDLGMCCGGEMVVFLEPVDAAPRLFVFGAGYVARPIAALADACGFAVTVIDGRPEWASAGRFPGVAVRCEDPESAARTLETTPEDYAVVVTHDHALDQRVVKRLLARPLRFTGMIGSLAKQRKFALRLSAAGFTAEQIARLRTPLGVSIGAQTPEEIAVSVLGELIAVRRGATPEKGWTPRPREAAARAETPTPALAAGAKGDPA, from the coding sequence ATGCTCACCGTCATCGAGTCGCGGGGCTTCACGCCGCGCAAGGCCGCGACCCACATGCTGCTCGCGGCGGACGGCGAGACCGCGGGCAGCATCGGCGGCGGAGCGATCGAGCACGAGCTGCTGCGCGAAGCCGGCGCGATGCTCGCCTCGGGCGGGCCCGCGCGCACGGTGAGGCGGCACCTGACACAGGACCTCGGCATGTGCTGCGGCGGCGAAATGGTCGTGTTCCTCGAGCCGGTGGACGCCGCTCCACGGCTGTTCGTCTTCGGCGCCGGTTACGTGGCGCGCCCCATCGCCGCGCTGGCCGACGCCTGCGGCTTCGCCGTGACCGTCATTGACGGCCGCCCCGAGTGGGCGAGCGCCGGTCGCTTCCCCGGCGTGGCGGTCCGCTGCGAGGACCCCGAGTCGGCCGCCCGGACGCTCGAGACGACGCCGGAGGACTACGCCGTCGTCGTCACGCACGATCACGCGCTCGACCAGCGCGTGGTGAAGCGGCTGCTGGCGCGTCCGCTGCGCTTCACCGGCATGATCGGCAGCCTCGCCAAGCAGCGGAAGTTCGCGCTGCGGCTGTCGGCCGCCGGCTTCACGGCCGAGCAGATCGCGCGACTGCGCACCCCGCTCGGCGTTTCGATCGGCGCGCAGACGCCCGAGGAGATCGCCGTCAGCGTGCTCGGCGAGCTGATCGCGGTGCGCCGCGGCGCGACGCCGGAGAAGGGCTGGACGCCCCGGCCGCGCGAGGCGGCGGCTCGCGCCGAAACCCCCACCCCGGCGCTCGCGGCGGGCGCGAAGGGAGATCCGGCATGA